One window of Streptomyces sp. NBC_01232 genomic DNA carries:
- a CDS encoding serine/threonine-protein kinase, giving the protein MYRGMELAGRYRLESRLGHGGMGEVWAASDLRLRRTVAVKTVLTSHLRDERLAAQVLARFRREGEAAARLNHRNIAVVHDLGEHRETSADGQVEVSPFLVMEFLEGRDLATVLREDHPGGLPLEQVVEYGAQVCDGLAAAHTRNIVHRDIKPANLMLLDDGTVKICDFGIAQVQDGTIGLTMTGALLGSPHYMAPEQLRGQTPTHSADLYALGASLYELLTGRPLFTADSAYAVIAMHLSTTPEPPSTRQPAIPPDIDNLITSLIAKDPAGRPPTAKDVAARLRTAHLAPGPTPVPAAEASETDEQHLQRAAEAGDSDAMFSLAWLLQEADRIDEAETWYRKAADAGQIDVMNNLGVLLENTGRTNEAETWYRKAADAGQIDAMNNLGVLLENTGRTNEAETWYRKAADAGNTDAMHGLGVLLAGTGRTDEAETWYRKAADAGSTDAMNDLGALLHNTGRETEAQPWFQRAAEAGHTNAMNNLALLLVNTGRETEAEPWYERAADAGNTEAMNNLGVLLVNTGRETEAEPWYERAADAGNTKAMNNLGVLLVNTGRETEAEPWYERAAEAGHADTMNNLALLLVNTGRETEAEPWFQRAANTGHTNAMNNLAVLLRDTGRGTEAEAWYQRAASTPDGEIRA; this is encoded by the coding sequence ATGTACAGGGGGATGGAGCTAGCGGGCCGCTACCGGCTCGAGAGCCGGTTGGGGCACGGCGGCATGGGCGAGGTGTGGGCGGCGTCCGATCTGAGGCTGCGCCGTACCGTCGCGGTCAAGACGGTGCTCACCTCCCATCTGCGTGACGAACGGCTCGCTGCCCAGGTCCTGGCCCGCTTCCGCCGTGAGGGCGAAGCAGCCGCCCGGCTGAACCACCGCAACATCGCCGTCGTCCACGACCTGGGCGAGCACCGGGAGACGAGCGCCGACGGGCAGGTGGAAGTCTCTCCGTTCCTCGTCATGGAGTTCCTGGAAGGTCGTGATCTCGCGACGGTCCTGCGCGAGGACCACCCCGGCGGGCTTCCCCTGGAGCAGGTGGTGGAGTACGGCGCCCAGGTGTGCGACGGGCTGGCCGCCGCCCACACGCGGAACATCGTCCACCGCGACATCAAGCCAGCCAACCTCATGCTGCTCGACGACGGCACCGTCAAGATCTGCGACTTCGGGATCGCCCAGGTCCAGGACGGCACGATCGGCCTGACCATGACCGGAGCGCTGCTCGGCAGCCCTCACTACATGGCTCCCGAGCAGCTCAGAGGCCAGACACCGACGCACTCGGCCGACCTGTATGCCCTGGGTGCCAGCCTCTACGAGCTCCTCACCGGGCGCCCCCTGTTCACCGCGGACTCCGCGTACGCCGTCATCGCCATGCATCTGTCCACCACTCCCGAACCGCCCAGCACCCGCCAGCCCGCAATCCCGCCCGACATCGACAACCTCATCACCTCCCTTATTGCCAAAGACCCCGCCGGCCGTCCCCCCACCGCCAAAGACGTCGCCGCACGCCTGCGCACCGCCCACCTCGCACCCGGGCCCACCCCCGTGCCGGCAGCGGAGGCGTCGGAAACCGACGAGCAGCACCTCCAACGGGCCGCCGAAGCCGGAGACTCCGACGCCATGTTCAGCCTCGCGTGGCTGCTGCAAGAGGCTGACCGCATCGACGAGGCAGAAACCTGGTACCGGAAGGCCGCCGACGCCGGACAGATCGACGTCATGAACAACCTCGGCGTGCTGCTGGAAAACACCGGCCGCACCAACGAGGCAGAAACCTGGTACCGAAAAGCCGCCGACGCCGGACAGATCGACGCCATGAACAACCTCGGCGTGCTGCTGGAAAACACCGGCCGCACCAACGAGGCAGAAACCTGGTACCGAAAAGCCGCCGACGCCGGAAACACCGACGCCATGCACGGCCTCGGAGTGCTGCTGGCCGGCACCGGCCGCACCGACGAAGCAGAAACCTGGTACCGGAAAGCCGCCGACGCCGGGAGCACCGACGCCATGAACGACCTCGGAGCGCTGCTGCATAACACTGGCCGCGAGACCGAGGCGCAACCCTGGTTCCAGCGCGCCGCCGAAGCCGGACACACCAACGCCATGAACAACCTCGCACTGCTGCTGGTGAACACTGGCCGCGAGACCGAGGCGGAACCCTGGTACGAACGCGCCGCCGACGCCGGAAACACCGAAGCCATGAACAACCTCGGGGTGCTGCTGGTGAACACTGGCCGCGAGACCGAGGCAGAACCCTGGTACGAACGCGCCGCCGACGCCGGAAACACCAAGGCCATGAACAACCTCGGGGTGCTGCTGGTGAACACTGGCCGCGAGACCGAGGCGGAACCCTGGTACGAACGCGCCGCCGAAGCCGGACACGCCGACACCATGAACAACCTCGCACTGCTGCTGGTGAACACTGGCCGCGAGACCGAGGCGGAACCCTGGTTCCAGCGCGCCGCCAACACCGGACACACCAACGCCATGAACAACCTCGCAGTGCTGCTGCGGGACACTGGCCGCGGGACCGAGGCAGAAGCCTGGTACCAGCGCGCGGCCAGCACCCCGGACGGTGAAATCCGGGCCTGA
- a CDS encoding RNA polymerase sigma factor — MVAGEMPKTPPRSRADKPLVAVEPGAAGAEGSRGSGWADSEQAQELTRQALEFLEKEPVVLRGKTGGKLSWAACEDVVGQAVSNVITRAAEGLLGDVVNLTAYLRRSAWNLALNQLNAKARQELVGDMVESSATSLAPSPEQVAVGDLDPMRDLLVGAIDAMPSSVRRQVVRLQIQGLTDVEIAAALGIRARRLHQERHHAVVDLRHALQTFIRDAHRKSSGRRERDR; from the coding sequence GTGGTAGCAGGTGAGATGCCCAAGACGCCACCGCGCTCGCGCGCGGACAAGCCGTTGGTGGCGGTGGAACCCGGCGCGGCCGGGGCGGAAGGAAGTCGCGGCAGCGGGTGGGCCGACTCCGAGCAGGCCCAAGAGCTGACGAGGCAGGCACTGGAGTTCCTGGAGAAGGAGCCGGTGGTGCTGCGCGGGAAGACCGGCGGGAAGTTGTCGTGGGCGGCGTGCGAGGACGTCGTGGGTCAGGCGGTGTCCAACGTGATCACGCGGGCGGCCGAAGGGCTGCTGGGTGACGTGGTGAACCTGACCGCGTACCTGCGCAGGTCGGCGTGGAACCTGGCTCTCAACCAGCTGAACGCGAAGGCCCGTCAGGAACTGGTGGGGGACATGGTGGAGTCGTCCGCCACGTCGCTGGCCCCGTCGCCGGAGCAGGTGGCGGTCGGGGATCTGGACCCGATGCGGGACCTGCTGGTGGGGGCGATCGACGCGATGCCGTCGTCGGTGCGCCGGCAGGTGGTGCGGCTGCAGATCCAGGGCCTGACCGACGTCGAGATCGCCGCCGCCCTCGGCATACGCGCCCGACGACTCCACCAGGAGCGTCACCACGCGGTTGTGGATCTGCGGCACGCGCTGCAGACGTTCATCCGTGATGCGCACCGGAAATCATCAGGACGCAGGGAGAGGGACAGGTGA
- a CDS encoding IclR family transcriptional regulator domain-containing protein, protein MTRLIDDSRGLPPSAGLVELLAKLAGPEDFWDRPQGDFGPLSGLYRLDRDGWERANSLYLLGSKALRRGELTVAADWLGESASAGHPGAMFRMAALALRVGADWTDEARFLVAEASRHGHGDAARLLAALARRLPDAEPGQPEDEEYFDEVREGLGVPGHLLHPDTDDSPTTAGAVGGEQPQLHLVPAPQVPEYGPAPRPATAGGRRPHLAALPPAQGGGLHLPLPDLRPDATAAAVHLLRQAAAEADTGDGQGTTEPWSVNALRPAVLNDMARHRNTPAAVPQKWQTTQRARDLLHLISTASGIDSRALAHKAGMSLNTTVRLLDWLLEQRLVESVGGAYFTGPVLDLVTKADPHRRMLDLALEQLRDDLGAAVYISTYAHGEIEVNGCAHSALAPPVHEWAPFAETAHASAVGKSLLAQLDFDSRMDHLTRYPSVQLTERTITSRRALLDVLDEPGPHAAQFDLLEYSEKEVCVAFSLGLPGRASSIAVSLPAHDHTRLITAAQGLSRRATGLLLAHLLTDDNQDTHTSHRQEQQRRALP, encoded by the coding sequence GTGACCCGTTTGATCGACGACAGCCGCGGCCTTCCGCCGTCGGCCGGGCTGGTGGAGCTGCTGGCGAAGCTGGCCGGGCCGGAGGACTTCTGGGACCGGCCGCAAGGGGACTTCGGTCCGCTGAGCGGCTTGTACCGGCTGGACCGGGACGGGTGGGAGCGGGCGAACTCGCTGTACCTGCTCGGTTCGAAGGCCCTGCGCCGGGGTGAGCTGACCGTGGCAGCGGACTGGCTCGGCGAGTCCGCCTCCGCCGGCCACCCGGGAGCGATGTTCCGCATGGCCGCGCTCGCATTGCGCGTGGGGGCGGACTGGACGGACGAGGCACGGTTCCTGGTGGCCGAGGCCTCCCGGCACGGCCACGGTGACGCCGCGCGCCTCCTGGCCGCGCTCGCCCGCCGCCTCCCCGACGCAGAGCCCGGACAGCCCGAGGACGAGGAGTACTTCGACGAGGTCCGCGAAGGGCTGGGCGTGCCCGGGCACCTGCTGCACCCCGACACCGACGACTCCCCCACCACGGCCGGCGCGGTGGGCGGCGAGCAGCCGCAGCTGCACCTCGTACCCGCTCCCCAGGTTCCCGAATACGGGCCCGCTCCCCGGCCGGCGACGGCCGGCGGGCGGCGGCCGCACCTGGCCGCGCTGCCCCCCGCCCAGGGCGGCGGGCTCCATCTGCCGCTGCCCGATCTGCGGCCCGACGCGACCGCGGCCGCGGTGCACCTGCTGCGGCAGGCCGCCGCCGAGGCGGACACCGGCGACGGCCAGGGGACGACGGAGCCCTGGTCGGTGAACGCGTTGCGCCCCGCCGTCCTCAACGACATGGCCCGCCACCGCAACACCCCCGCCGCCGTGCCCCAGAAGTGGCAGACCACCCAGCGTGCCCGTGACCTGCTCCACCTGATCAGCACTGCCAGCGGCATCGACAGCCGCGCCTTGGCGCACAAGGCCGGGATGTCGCTGAACACGACCGTGCGGCTGCTGGACTGGCTCCTTGAGCAGCGGCTCGTCGAGTCCGTCGGCGGCGCCTACTTCACCGGCCCCGTTCTCGACCTCGTCACCAAGGCGGATCCCCACCGGAGGATGCTCGACCTCGCCCTCGAACAACTCCGGGACGACCTCGGCGCCGCCGTCTACATCAGCACCTACGCCCACGGCGAGATCGAGGTGAACGGCTGCGCACACAGCGCCTTGGCCCCACCCGTCCACGAGTGGGCCCCCTTCGCCGAAACCGCCCATGCCAGCGCCGTCGGCAAGAGCCTCCTGGCGCAACTCGACTTCGACTCCCGCATGGACCACCTCACCCGCTACCCCTCCGTGCAACTGACCGAACGCACCATCACCAGCCGCCGCGCCCTGCTCGACGTCCTCGACGAGCCCGGCCCGCACGCCGCCCAGTTCGACCTCCTCGAATACTCCGAGAAGGAAGTCTGCGTCGCGTTCTCCCTCGGGCTACCCGGTCGGGCCTCCAGCATCGCCGTGTCCCTGCCCGCCCACGACCACACCCGCCTGATCACCGCGGCCCAAGGCCTCAGCCGACGCGCCACCGGCCTCCTCCTCGCCCACCTCCTCACCGACGACAACCAGGACACCCACACCAGCCACAGGCAGGAACAACAACGCCGCGCCCTCCCCTGA
- a CDS encoding DUF6247 family protein, with protein MSAQPDHTPTAPYAPAPGAAAELLAQLRADRRAEQWVPAFERDWAKALEDARHAFSLTPLHEVVRTWQLRVGAATDVDAFMDSGRDDSDFVDLDDVLGVRP; from the coding sequence ATGAGCGCCCAGCCCGACCACACGCCCACCGCCCCGTACGCGCCCGCCCCCGGCGCTGCGGCCGAACTCCTCGCCCAGCTCCGGGCCGATCGCCGTGCTGAGCAGTGGGTGCCGGCCTTCGAGCGGGACTGGGCCAAAGCCCTGGAAGACGCACGCCACGCGTTCAGCCTCACCCCCCTGCACGAGGTGGTGCGCACCTGGCAGCTGCGCGTGGGCGCGGCCACGGACGTCGACGCCTTCATGGACTCCGGCCGGGACGACTCCGACTTCGTGGACCTGGACGATGTCCTGGGCGTCCGCCCGTGA
- a CDS encoding helix-turn-helix domain-containing protein: MGAPEGAAAYAYAAALRKALDGYLAGGGTQKALSTGTGIKASSLSRYLSGERVTPRAKLHAIKAYLETQSVPCPDEVWAELDELCGKAHLASGAAAVQRDHLKEELARACGEHQRAQWIAEKQLHGLQQRADRLAEDLWQALARAQRAERTRRILQERVTVQDRGLRKAGDYARSIDDELAQQKKQSGLLRTELGVLREQNRRLLDEKPAVAAPATQLSHVPTPQYIYIPVPGLAVETVPAAAEATGAASSPQWQILPPEPPDARPPEWCGTTPVHEEDQYGYEAYGSGYWPPGQLTYDALFAYDTAGTQPAPHGYQDDTTTSPYPQHDAYVYEPWADAPYATSAYDVWGYDGSTAGPLLTPANAEPSLHTSAASPGPLPHPEDNNAQQTARAQPNHTTPSRRRAGAVPTLALLAVLVGAHIL, encoded by the coding sequence ATGGGCGCACCCGAGGGGGCGGCCGCGTACGCGTACGCGGCCGCGCTGCGAAAGGCCTTGGACGGCTATCTCGCCGGCGGCGGTACCCAGAAGGCGCTCAGCACCGGGACGGGCATCAAGGCGAGCAGCCTCTCGCGATACCTGAGCGGAGAACGGGTCACCCCGCGGGCGAAGCTCCACGCCATCAAGGCCTACCTCGAAACGCAGTCCGTCCCCTGCCCCGACGAGGTCTGGGCCGAGCTGGACGAGCTGTGCGGCAAGGCGCACCTCGCCAGCGGCGCCGCCGCCGTCCAGCGCGACCATCTCAAGGAAGAGCTGGCTCGCGCGTGCGGCGAGCACCAGCGAGCCCAGTGGATCGCCGAGAAGCAGCTGCACGGTCTGCAGCAGCGGGCGGACCGCCTGGCCGAAGACCTCTGGCAGGCTCTGGCCCGTGCGCAGCGCGCGGAGCGCACACGCCGGATCCTCCAGGAGCGTGTCACGGTGCAGGACCGGGGCCTGCGCAAGGCCGGGGACTACGCCCGAAGCATCGACGACGAACTCGCACAGCAGAAGAAGCAGTCCGGCCTGCTCCGGACGGAGCTCGGCGTCCTGCGCGAGCAGAACCGCCGGCTCCTCGATGAGAAGCCCGCCGTTGCCGCCCCGGCAACGCAGCTCAGCCATGTGCCCACGCCGCAGTACATCTACATCCCGGTTCCCGGCCTTGCCGTCGAGACGGTGCCGGCGGCCGCGGAAGCCACCGGGGCGGCAAGCTCCCCCCAGTGGCAGATCCTCCCGCCGGAACCGCCGGATGCCAGGCCGCCCGAGTGGTGCGGGACGACTCCTGTCCACGAGGAAGATCAATACGGGTACGAGGCGTACGGCTCCGGGTACTGGCCCCCCGGCCAGCTCACCTACGACGCGCTGTTCGCGTACGACACCGCGGGCACCCAGCCCGCCCCGCACGGCTACCAAGACGACACAACCACGAGCCCCTACCCCCAACACGACGCATACGTCTACGAACCGTGGGCCGATGCGCCTTACGCCACGAGTGCCTACGACGTATGGGGCTACGACGGGTCGACTGCCGGCCCTCTCCTCACCCCTGCGAACGCCGAACCGTCCCTGCATACCTCGGCCGCCTCGCCCGGACCTCTCCCCCACCCGGAAGACAACAACGCGCAGCAGACGGCCCGGGCCCAGCCGAACCACACGACTCCTTCGCGCCGCAGGGCCGGAGCGGTGCCGACTCTCGCACTGCTCGCCGTCCTCGTCGGTGCCCACATCCTGTGA
- a CDS encoding lamin tail domain-containing protein: MSSASSSVRRIAATVLTAGAIVSAAALPAAAHDGDRHQQRHPRVEISRVQADSPGRDDRSNRSLNNEWVEITNTTRDGINLRGWTLRDREGNRYRFDNVRLAGRATIRIHTGNGRDTRTDLFQDRRDYVWDNGSDTATLRDDRGRTVDTESWGRRR; this comes from the coding sequence ATGTCTTCCGCTTCTTCCTCCGTACGTCGTATCGCCGCGACCGTCCTGACGGCCGGCGCGATCGTCTCGGCCGCCGCGCTGCCGGCGGCCGCGCACGACGGGGACCGCCACCAGCAGCGGCACCCGAGGGTGGAGATCAGCCGCGTCCAGGCCGACAGCCCCGGACGCGACGACCGCTCGAACCGCTCCCTGAACAACGAGTGGGTGGAGATCACCAACACCACCCGCGACGGCATCAACCTCCGCGGCTGGACGCTGCGCGACCGCGAGGGCAACCGCTACCGCTTCGACAACGTCCGCCTCGCCGGCCGTGCCACGATCCGTATCCACACCGGCAACGGCCGCGACACCCGTACCGACCTGTTCCAGGACCGCCGCGACTACGTCTGGGACAACGGCTCCGACACCGCGACGCTGCGCGACGACCGCGGCCGCACCGTCGACACCGAGTCCTGGGGCCGCCGCCGCTAG